One part of the Pogona vitticeps strain Pit_001003342236 chromosome W, PviZW2.1, whole genome shotgun sequence genome encodes these proteins:
- the LOC144584993 gene encoding uncharacterized protein LOC144584993: MQSHCNSRETSLRGERQYKCLQCGKSFSYSSSLVSHQRTHTGEKPYKCVECGKSFSQSGSLSNHQRTHTGEKPHKCVECGKSFSQSGSLSHHQRTHTGEKPHKCVECGKSFSQRGHLSSHQRTHTGEKLYKCVECGRSFSCSSHLSSHQRTHSEPKMHLPFL, from the coding sequence ATGCAGAGTCATTGTAATTCACGTGAAACATCCCTGAGAGGTGAGAGACAGTACAAATGcctacagtgtggaaagagcttcagttacagCAGTAGCCTCgtttcccatcaaagaactcacactggggagaaaccatataaatgtgtggaatgtggaaagagcttcagtcagagcggtTCACTGAGtaaccatcaaagaactcacactggggagaaaccacataaatgcgtggaatgtggaaagagcttcagtcagagtggttcACTGAGtcaccatcaaagaactcacactggggagaaaccacataaatgcgtggaatgtggaaagagcttcagtcagagaggtcatctgagttcccatcaaagaactcacactggggagaaactatataaatgcgtggaatgtggaaggagcttcagttGTAGCAGTcacctcagttcccatcaaagaactcacagtgagcctaaaatgcatttgccttttttgtag